In one Lycium barbarum isolate Lr01 chromosome 7, ASM1917538v2, whole genome shotgun sequence genomic region, the following are encoded:
- the LOC132601282 gene encoding 36.4 kDa proline-rich protein-like: MESSKTNITTLLFISILLISSFSPILGCGHCKKHKKNPIVPPVNNPSPPTGSSTSCPIDTIKLGACVDLLGGLVHIGLGNPVVNKCCPILQGLVELEAAVCLCTTLKLKLLNLNLYVPLALQLLLTCGKTPPPGYTCSL; the protein is encoded by the coding sequence ATGGAGTCCTCAAAGACCAACATAACAACTCTTCTTTTCATCTCCATACTTCTCATTTCTTCATTTTCTCCAATTCTTGGTTGTGGCCATTGCAAAAAACACAAGAAAAATCCCATTGTTCCACCTGTGAATAATCCATCACCACCAACAGGGTCTAGTACTTCTTGCCCCATTGATACTATCAAACTTGGGGCCTGTGTGGATCTTCTTGGTGGGCTTGTTCATATTGGGCTTGGTAACCCTGTTGTTAATAAGTGTTGTCCAATTCTTCAAGGGCTTGTGGAACTTGAAGCTGCAGTTTGTCTTTGCACAACTCTTAAGCTTAAGCTTTTGAATCTTAACCTTTATGTACCTTTGGCACTTCAGTTGCTTCTTACTTGTGGCAAAACTCCACCTCCTGGCTACACTTGCTCTTTGTAG